A stretch of the Uranotaenia lowii strain MFRU-FL chromosome 3, ASM2978415v1, whole genome shotgun sequence genome encodes the following:
- the LOC129757315 gene encoding neuroserpin-like: MKIIVLFIVCFQVMEILTEDSIQTNFTLNFFRHCYQANPNQNTILSPIAIHTLLAMMYEVAQPDVAAELRRVLELPSDPEVIQNNIKKIKSSLNNEALRMTFRMYHSNFYTIRHEFQRIIENKFQVPVESVDFNEGQKVADSANRWVENATNSMIRDLFSQGDFSQDDIMMLLNAVAMNATWALPFLSEDTRKSVFHFENGDHEVDMMFNVDFFPALAIQGLFALELAYSQNTDLSMLIILPDHEISLSDAIDLLIEHKLYDEINSIITNQEIHMDLYMPKFSIVQKTNVKDILSTMGMDATFLPDAFQTTRDAPSKVSCFKQNARIDVTERGTSAAAVTEMKLSYHSLPQTIEIDRPFIFIIRKHSSKEIIFIGQYSHS, encoded by the exons atgaaaattatagtgCTTTTTATCGTCTGTTTCCAAGTGATGGAAATTCTAACTGAAG attccATCCAGACCAATTTTACGTTGAACTTTTTTCGCCACTGCTATCAGGCTAATCCGAATcagaatacgatcctatcgccAATTGCGATTCACACTCTGCTGGCGATGATGTACGAGGTGGCCCAACCGGATGTGGCCGCAGAGCTGAGACGCGTTCTGGAACTTCCGTCTGATCCGGAGGTGATTCAAAACaatataaagaaaatcaagtCAAGCCTCAACAACGAAGCCCTACGCATGACCTTCCGGATGTACCACTCCAATTTCTACACCATTCGGCACGagtttcagcgcattatcgaaAATAAGTTTCAAGTGCCTGTGGAATCGGTGGACTTTAATGAGGGTCAAAAGGTAGCCGACTCTGCCAATCGATGGGTGGAAAATGCTACAAACTCTATGATCCGGGATTTATTCTCCCAAGGAGATTTCTCACAAGATGATATCATGATGCTGCTGAATGCCGTAGCTATGAATGCTACGTGGGCTTTGCCATTTTTAAGTGAAGACACACGGAAGTCTGTTTTCCATTTCGAAAATGGAGATCACGAGGTCGATATGATGTTTAATGTTGATTTCTTCCCGGCCCTTGCTATACAAGGATTGTTTGCCTTAGAGCTGGCCTATTCCCAAAATACAGACTTGTCGATGTTGATAATTTTGCCGGACCACGAAATTTCATTATCAGATGCAATAGATCTTCTTATTGAGCACAAACTTTACGACGAAATCAATAGCATAATAACTAATCAAGAGATCCACATGGATCTGTACATGCCCAAGTTCTCAATTGTTCAGAAAACTAACGTCAAAGACATTCTATCAACCATGGGTATGGATGCAACCTTTTTACCGGATGCTTTCCAGACGACCAGGGATGCCCCCTCGAAGGTGTCCTGCTTCAAGCAAAACGCACGAATCGATGTCACCGAAAGAGGAACATCCGCGGCTGCTGTCACTG aaATGAAACTGTCCTACCATTCGCTGCCACAAACGATCGAAATTGATCGCCCGTTCATATTTATAATTCGGAAACACTCATCGAAGGAGATTATTTTTATTGGTCAATATTCACATTCCTAG